One region of Emys orbicularis isolate rEmyOrb1 chromosome 4, rEmyOrb1.hap1, whole genome shotgun sequence genomic DNA includes:
- the KLHDC8A gene encoding kelch domain-containing protein 8A, whose translation MEVPSTKDFQWKTLAPLPSGRVYCSLVEAGGQVFAIGGCDDNGVPMNCFEVYSPEANQWNSLPPMPTARAGVAVATLGKRIMVIGGVGMNQTPLKIVEMYNIDDGKWKKRNSLREASMGISVTVKDYRVYAAGGMGLDLRPHNYMQHYDMLKDIWVSLATMPTPRYAATSFLRGTKIYVLGGRQSKYAINAFEVFDTETRSWTKFPSIPSKRAFSSFVPTENNLFSLGGLRQGRLYRQPKFMKTVDVFDIEQGGWMKMERSSFLKKRRADFVAGYLKGRVIVAGGLGNQPTVLESAEAFHPGKNKWESLPPMPTPRCTCSSIVVKNCLLAVGGVNQGLSDAVEALCVSDS comes from the exons ATGGAAGTGCCCAGTACCAAAGATTTCCAATGGAAAACCCTCGCTCCCCTCCCCAGCGGCAGGGTCTACTGCTCGCTGGTGGAGGCAGGCGGCCAGGTCTTTGCCATTGGAGGCTGCGACGACAACGGAGTCCCCATGAACTGCTTCGAGGTTTACTCCCCCGAAGCCAACCAGTGGAACTCTCTCCCTCCCATGCCCACGGCCCGGGCCGGAGTAGCCGTGGCCACCCTGGGCAAGCGGATCATGGTGATAGGAGGGGTCGGGATGAACCAGACACCCTTGAAGATAGTGGAGATGTACAACATAGATGATGGCAAGTGGAAGAAGAGGAACTCCTTGAGGGAAGCCTCGATGGGCATCTCCGTGACGGTGAAAG ACTACAGAGTCTACGCGGCTGGCGGGATGGGACTGGACCTGCGGCCTCACAACTACATGCAGCACTACGACATGCTCAAGGACATCTGGGTGTCACTCGCGACCATGCCCACGCCCAGGTACGCTGCCACCTCCTTCCTGCGGGGCACCAAGATCTACGTGCTCG GTGGGAGGCAGTCCAAATACGCCATCAATGCCTTCGAGGTCTTCGACACAGAGACCAGGTCATGGACCAAGTTCCCCAGCATCCCCAGCAAAAGGGCCTTCTCCAGCTTCGTGCCCACGGAGAACAACCTCTTCAGCCTCGGGGGGCTGCGGCAGGGCAGGCTGTACCGGCAGCCCAAGTTCATGAAGACTGTGGATGTGTTTGACATTGAGCAAG GTGGCTGGATGAAGATGGAACGCTCCTCCTTCCTAAAGAAAAGGCGAGCGGACTTTGTCGCTGGCTACTTGAAAGGAAGGGTCATCGTGGCCGGGGGGCTAG GGAACCAGCCAACGGTTCTAGAGTCAGCTGAAGCCTTCCACCCAGGGAAGAACAAATGGGAGAGCCTGCCACCCATGCCGACCCCCCGCTGCACCTGCTCCAGCATTGTGGTGAAGAACTGCCTGCTGGCCGTTGGCGGAGTGAACCAGGGCTTGAGTGATGCAGTGGAGGCACTGTGCGTCTCTGACTCCTAG